One Brassica napus cultivar Da-Ae chromosome A5, Da-Ae, whole genome shotgun sequence DNA window includes the following coding sequences:
- the LOC125575655 gene encoding uncharacterized protein LOC125575655 isoform X2 has product MRTPALLLLLLAFVSIIPPSSGHGEWGILTEQNFSSQIRLHPHILLFVTAPWCGESRSIKNEITQLVHTSDEYGSLKLMVVYRNSEKVLAQAIGASNEITILYYHHSVPYNYRGKLRALNILSSLRPYLASPPEELPLKHLKSPESLKDFLESSDKALILFEFCGWTSTLLSELKRNVTEDNLWHGNFSKKVETDRVLKLRGKNNQKVAVADHTKWKLMCRLQSGFGRVPWLEDFSYVNDTAALQENDRANGGSGQTCNHEQFKQFSSFLSKLIAAAKEFSLPPERQKFGLITEKSLASPFTVGESDSWTAVLQLAGCPHCSKILKAEDDIQRLLKMENPIVSELEDNRQDHESSLPANKPSVILFVDRSSGSLETRRKSMKALCTFREVAAQHKASDIINWGNDIKSQNSVSQADEESGSVSLQKTARSFKTIKLENKVSFVIMDGDKNVALDTIASGMEGSSLQELLTNLVHRRKEKKLSSIAKDVGFRLLSDDVHIKILDALPSQAEVIPGQDTSSAEGSSESSLEPREGDVQNKVGMSLKEKDKMKPPESESSPQDDKEQVSTNRSEQLVMDKAGVYKTKNVEEEIKVLLNSESKEDLVHSFTGLFFFSDANYKLLRGLTGDVKIPSAVIIDPALQQHYVLQDELAFSYSSLVDSLHGYLNGSLSPYTRSETTIHKPKEATVPPFVNLDFHEADSIPRITVNRFSHMVQAWNQSSGEKAPCPLCEDVLVLFSNSWCGFCQRMELAVREVYRSLKDCKAILQRESKNKHKSETPTNGENLKSPLIYLMDCTLNDCSLILNSINQREVYPSVVFFPAERNKVILYEGETSVTDITEFLDRHANNSREFFRIIPTLSGKGRKHSNKLDQSSSAVNNEVKEKDVDKLVEVVVSNRDPPEREVTQDQVSPQSPPMHSVKPAVPKVKIGTILVATERLGDSPPFSNSKILILKASRESGFMGVIFNKRLRWSSFPDLDGGQTAELLKDTILSLGGPVMDPEKPLLALSREGDPSTDLELSPGVYFLDHESVARRIQELKSRDVKPSDYWFFVGYSSWSYEQLFDEIGLGVWDVDNNQLDFAWP; this is encoded by the exons GGTGTGGCGAGTCAAGATCCATCAAGAATGAAATAACTCAGCTGGTTCATACTAGTGACGAGTATGGCTCGTTGAAGTTGATGGTTGTTTACAGAAACTCAGAGAAGGTGTTAGCACAAGCCATTGGTGCTTCCAACGAGATTACGATTTTGTACTATCACCATAGTGTTCCTTATAACTATCGTGGGAAACTCCGAGCCTTAAATATATTGTCGTCTCTTCGTCCTTATTTGGCATCTCCTCCTGAAGAACTCCCTCTCAAGCATTTGAAGTCTCCAGAGAGTTTGAAGGATTTTCTTGAATCATCTGACAAGGCTTTGATTCTGTTCGAGTTTTGCGGATGGACTAGTACACTTCTCTCTGAGTTGAAGAGGAATGTCACTGAAGATAACCTTTGGCATG GAAACTTCTCCAAAAAAGTTGAAACTGACCGAGTGCTGAAGTTAAGAGGAAAAAATAACCAGAAGGTGGCTG TAGCAGACCATACAAAATGGAAATTGATGTGTAGACTCCAAAGCGGATTTGGTAGAGTTCCTTGGCTTGAGGATTTTAGCTATGTCAATGATACTGCTGCTTTGCAGGAGAATGACAGAGCGAACGGGGGTTCTGGACAGACATGTAACCATGAACAGTTCAAGCAATTCAGTTCATTCCTCTCAAAATTGATTGCCGCCGCAAAAGAGTTTTCCCTGCCTCCTGAAAGGCAAAAATTTGGTCTGATCACAGAAAAATCACTGGCTTCACCATTTACTGTTGGAGAATCTGATTCGTGGACAGCCGTCCTTCAGCTGGCAGGATGTCCACATTGTTCAAAGATTCTCAAGGCTGAAGATGACATTCAGAGACTCTTAAAGATGGAAAATCCCATAGTCTCAGAG CTGGAGGATAACCGGCAGGACCACGAGTCATCTTTGCCTGCAAATAAACCGTCGGTTATTCTTTTTGTGGATAGATCAAGTGGCTCCTTGGAAACTAGAAGGAAGAGTATGAAAGCACTTTGTACTTTCAGGGAGGTAGCTGCACAACATAAAGCGTCTGACATAATAAACTGGGGGAATGATATTAAGTCTCAGAACTCCGTTAGCCAGGCTGATGAAGAATCGGGATCCGTGTCTCTTCAGAAAACTGCCCGAAGTTTTAAGACGATCAAGTTAGAGAATAAGGTCTCTTTTGTGATTATGGATGGGGATAAAAATGTGGCCCTTGATACCATAGCTTCAGGAATGGAAGGCAGTTCCCTGCAGGAGCTACTGACAAACCTTGTTcacagaagaaaagaaaaaaagttaagcTCGATTGCTAAGGATGTTGGCTTCCGTCTATTATCTGATGATGTGCACATAAAAATACTGGATGCTTTACCATCACAAGCAGAAGTTATACCTGGTCAAGACACGTCTTCGGCAGAAGGTTCCAGTGAAAGTTCTCTTGAGCCTAGAGAAGGAGATGTGCAGAACAAGGTCGGTATGAGTTTGAAAGAAAAGGACAAAATGAAACCTCCTGAAAGTGAATCATCCCCCCAAGATGATAAAGAGCAGGTTTCTACAAACAGAAGTGAACAATTAGTAATGGATAAGGCTGgggtttataaaacaaaaaatgttgaagaagagatcaagGTATTGTTGAACTCGGAATCGAAGGAAGATCTGGTGCATAGTTTCACGggtttatttttcttctctgACGCAAACTATAAGTTGCTTAGGGGTCTAACTGGTGATGTAAAGATTCCATCAGCAGTAATAATTGATCCTGCTTTACAACAGCACTACGTCCTTCAAGATGAGTTAGCATTCAGCTATTCGTCGCTTGTCGACTCTCTTCATGGATATCTCAATGGAAGTCTATCACCTTATACACGGTCTGAAACCACTATTCACAAGCCTAAGGAAGCTACAGTTCCACCTTTTGTTAATCTGGATTTTCACGAGGCGGATTCTATTCCGCGTATCACAGTCAATAGGTTCTCCCACATGGTTCAGGCATGGAATCAATCCAGTGGAGAGAAGGCTCCGTGTCCTTTGTGCGAGGACGTTTTGGTCCTTTTTAGCAATAGCTGGTGTGGCTTTTGTCAGAGGATGGAGCTAGCTGTGCGTGAAGTATACCGATCACTAAAGGATTGTAAAGCGATTTTACAGAGAGAATCCAAGAACAAACATAAATCAG AGACACCAACTAATGGCGAGAATCTAAAGTCTCCATTGATCTACTTAATGGACTGCACGTTGAATGATTGTAGCTTGATCCTAAACTCAATAAATCAG AGAGAAGTGTATCCTTCTGTGGTGTTCTTTCCAGCCGAGAGAAACAAAGTCATTTTATATGAAGGGGAAACGTCTGTAACTGACATAACCGAGTTTCTGGATCGACATGCAAATAACTCTCGTGAGTTTTTCA GAATCATTCCTACTCTGTCTGGAAAAGGAAGAAAACACTCAAACAAGCTCGACCAATCTTCATCAGCTGTAAACAATGAAGTGAAAGAGAAAGACGTGGATAAACTTGTTGAGGTCGTTGTAAGCAACAGAGATCCTCCTGAAAGAGAGGTAACCCAGGACCAGGTCAGTCCCCAATCGCCTCCAATGCACTCGGTCAAACCTGCTGTTCCTAAAGTGAAAATTGGCACAATCCTGGTTGCTACAGAAAGGCTAGGTGACAGTCCACCGTTTTCAAACTCAAAGATTCTGATCCTAAAAGCAAGCCGAGAATCCGGTTTCATGGGTGTCATCTTCAACAAACGGTTACGATGGTCATCGTTCCCTGACCTGGACGGCGGCCAAACAGCTGAGCTCTTGAAAGACACGATTCTGTCTCTCGGAGGTCCAGTGATGGATCCAGAAAAGCCGCTTTTGGCTCTGAGCCGAGAGGGAGACCCCTCCACGGATCTTGAACTCTCACCAGGCGTGTATTTCCTTGATCACGAGTCGGTGGCCCGTCGAATCCAAGAGTTGAAGTCTAGAGATGTGAAACCAAGTGATTATTGGTTTTTCGTGGGATACTCAAGCTGGAGCTATGAACAGTTGTTTGATGAGattggtcttggagtatgggaTGTTGATAACAACCAGCTTGACTTCGCTTGGCCTTGA